The Rhododendron vialii isolate Sample 1 chromosome 8a, ASM3025357v1 genome has a window encoding:
- the LOC131335846 gene encoding uncharacterized protein LOC131335846, protein MMTAVAATTRRSRRPSQNQPPTDKGLDVAVLDGSDSLMKKKRSAQSDGNGKQKKARPALLGRIMTRSALQKQQLEKEENRRIQESRGLDVTAAEGNDSLKKRKRSAQNYGNGKQKESSAYKQQQVERKLLLREEIRRIKERREFDFGDIPPLMDYDIYGLDGSDEPCWAERSLYPAPKVYEDLAKIGLKSYNCQLYTSYQFTKILRVYFREDSVDVTLFSIFFQAEDKSVASPEDFRIVVGSVPDDITVVSSCRKEKDRFGSLACCLLSEYYIGRKRS, encoded by the exons ATGATGACTGCGGTGGCTGCAACAACGCGAAGATCACGGCGGCCGTCTCAAAACCAGCCACCAACCGATAAG GGTTTGGACGTGGCTGTGCTGGACGGCAGTGACAgtttgatgaagaagaagagatcTGCTCAGAGTGATGGCAATGGGAAACAGAAGAAAGCTAGACCAGCACTTTTGGGCCGCATAATGACCCGTTCCGCATTGCAGAAGCAGCAGTTGGAGAAGGAAGAAAACAGGCGCATCCAGGAGAGCCGT GGTTTGGACGTGACGGCAGCGGAAGGCAATGACAGtttgaagaagaggaagagatcTGCCCAGAATTATGGCAATGGTAAACAAAAGGAAAGTTCCGCATACAAGCAGCAACAGGTGGAGAGGAAGCTGCTGCTAAGGGAAGAAATTAGGCGCATCAAGGAGAGACGT GAGTTTGATTTTGGGGACATTCCTCCCTTGATGGATTATGACATCTATGGATTAGATGGTTCGGATGAACCATGTTGGGCTGAAAGGTCTCTCTATCCTGCTCCGAAGGTGTATGAGGATTTGGCAAAGATTGGTCTTAAATCTTACAACTGCCAACTT TACACATCGTACCAGTTCACCAAAATCCTCAGGGTATATTTCCGTGAAGATTCGGTTGATGTTACTCTTTTCAGCATCTTTTTCCAGGCCGAGGATAAGTCGGTTGCTTCTCCCGAGGATTTCAGAATTGTAGTGGGTTCTGTTCCCGACGATATTACTGTGGTCTCCTCTTGCAGGAAGGAGAAG GACCGCTTTGGAAGTCTTGCCTGCTGCCTTTTATCCGAATATTATATTGGAAGGAAGAGATCGTAA